One window of the Salvia miltiorrhiza cultivar Shanhuang (shh) chromosome 6, IMPLAD_Smil_shh, whole genome shotgun sequence genome contains the following:
- the LOC130988588 gene encoding L-ascorbate oxidase homolog translates to MGSATILSLIWIVGFLSVASVSAEDAYKYYTWTVTYGTAAPLGVPQQVILINGQFPGPNLDCVTNDNIILNLINKLDQPFLLTWNGIKQRKNSWQDGVLGTNCPIPPNSNYTYKFQAKDQIGSYTYFPSTLMHRAAGAFGALNVYARSVIPVPYAPPAADFTLLIGDWYAATHNVLQQTLDSGSPLPSPDAILINGRNASTITGDPGKTYMFRVSNVGLATSFNWRIEGHQMKVVEIEGSHVIQNTYDSVDVHVGQTVTVLVSLDQPPRDYRILASTRFTLNLTATALLHYSNSEGPGVGSQQDLAPRGVEWSVQQARSCRWNLTANAARPNPQGSFHYGQINISRSIFVVNSAPLINGKQRYAVNGMSYVQPDTPLKLADYLNISGVFSLNATGELGTAVVGAALHDFVEIVFENEEETIQTWHLDGYDFWVVGMGAGKWRESSREGYNLVDAVTRHTTQVYPRYWSAVLVSLDNQGMWNLRSAMWGRQYLGQQLYIRVYDPIKSLANEYDMPANALLCARALHPL, encoded by the exons atggggaGCGCGACGATACTATCATTGATTTGGATTGTGGGATTTTTGAGTGTGGCCTCAGTCTCAGCTGAAGATGCTTACAAGTACTACACATGGACAGTGACATACGGCACTGCTGCGCCTCTGGGTGTCCCTCAGCAG GTTATTCTCATCAATGGCCAGTTTCCAGGCCCTAATCTTGATTGTGTGACAAATGACAACATCATCCTTAACCTCATCAACAAGCTGGACCAGCCTTTCCTTCTCACATG GAATGGGATAAAACAGAGAAAGAACTCGTGGCAAGACGGCGTATTGGGAACAAACTGCCCCATCCCTCCCAACTCCAACTACACCTACAAGTTCCAAGCAAAGGATCAAATCGGCAGCTACACCTACTTCCCCTCCACCCTCATGCACAGGGCTGCGGGCGCCTTCGGAGCTCTCAACGTATACGCGAGGTCCGTCATCCCCGTCCCCTACGCCCCACCAGCCGCAGATTTCACCCTCCTCATCGGCGATTGGTACGCAGCCACTCACAATGTGCTGCAGCAGACGCTGGATTCAGGGAGCCCGCTGCCCTCCCCCGACGCCATCCTCATCAACGGCCGCAACGCCTCCACCATCACGGGCGATCCGGGGAAGACGTACATGTTCCGCGTGTCGAACGTGGGCCTGGCGACGTCGTTTAACTGGAGGATTGAAGGGCACCAAATGAAGGTGGTGGAGATTGAAGGGTCGCACGTGATCCAGAACACGTACGACTCCGTGGACGTGCACGTGGGCCAAACCGTGACGGTGCTGGTCAGCCTGGACCAGCCTCCCCGAGACTACCGCATCCTGGCATCCACGAGGTTCACTCTCAACCTCACCGCCACCGCGCTCTTGCACTATTCTAATTCCGAGGGACCGGGAGTGGGGTCCCAGCAGGATCTGGCGCCACGCGGCGTGGAGTGGTCGGTGCAGCAGGCGAGGTCGTGCAGGTGGAACCTCACGGCCAATGCGGCCAGGCCCAACCCGCAGGGCTCGTTCCACTACGGGCAGATCAACATCAGCAGGAGCATCTTCGTGGTGAATTCGGCGCCCCTTATTAATGGGAAGCAGCGGTATGCTGTGAACGGGATGTCTTACGTCCAGCCGGACACGCCGCTCAAGCTGGCGGATTACCTCAACATCAGCGGCGTCTTCAGCCTCAACGCCACGGGCGAGCTGGGCACCGCCGTGGTGGGAGCTGCTCTCCACGACTTCGTGGAGATCGTGTTTGAGAACGAGGAGGAGACCATCCAGACGTGGCATCTCGATGGCTACGATTTCTGGGTTGTGGG AATGGGAGCAGGAAAATGGAGGGAGAGCAGCAGGGAAGGATACAATCTGGTTGATGCTGTGACGAGACACACAACGCAGGTGTATCCGAGATACTGGAGTGCTGTGTTAGTGTCGCTGGACAACCAAGGGATGTGGAATTTGAGAAGTGCGATGTGGGGGAGGCAGTATCTGGGGCAGCAGCTCTACATCAGAGTGTATGATCCAATTAAAAGTCTTGCTAATGAATACGACATGCCTGCCAACGCTCTACTCTGCGCCCGCGCCCTCCACCCGCTCTAA
- the LOC130988589 gene encoding serine/threonine-protein kinase SRK2I-like, whose translation MDRAPMTLGPGMDMPIMHDSDRYDFVRDIGSGNFGVARLMRDKQTKELVAVKYIERGDRIDENIQREIINHRSLRHPNIVRFREVILTPTHLAIVMEYASGGELFERISNAGRFSEDEARFFFQQLISGVSYCHSMQICHRDLKLENTLLDGSPAPRLKICDFGYSKSSLLHSQPKSTVGTPAYIAPEVLHRKEYDGKLADVWSCGVTLYVMLVGAYPFEDPENPKDFRKTIQRVINVQYSIPEHVLISEECRHLISRIFVADPAQRISMLEIRNHVWFLKNLPADLMDETTQFQELDQPMQSLETIMQIISEATILPAGLYNLDMMDDDDMDDLDSDPDLDIDSSGEVIYAM comes from the exons ATGGATCGGGCACCGATGACCTTGGGTCCGGGCATGGATATGCCGATCATGCACGATAGCGATCGCTACGACTTCGTTCGAGATATCGGTTCGGGTAATTTTGGTGTTGCCCGATTGATGAGGGATAAGCAGACCAAAGAGCTTGTTGCGGTTAAGTATATTGAGCGAGGCGATAGG ATTGATGAAAATATTCAGAGAGAAATTATCAATCACAGGTCTTTGAGGCATCCAAACATTGTCAGATTTAGAGAG GTGATTCTAACACCTACCCACCTTGCTATCGTGATGGAGTATGCATCCGGAGGAGAGTTATTTGAACGCATATCTAATGCAGGACGATTCAGCGAGGATGAG GCTCGTTTCTTTTTTCAACAACTTATATCTGGAGTGAGCTACTGTCATTCAATG CAAATATGTCACCGGGACTTGAAGCTAGAAAACACACTGTTGGATGGAAGCCCAGCTCCTAGGTTGAAGATATGTGATTTTGGGTATTCCAAG TCTTCTTTGCTGCATTCACAACCAAAATCTACAGTGGGTACTCCTGCATATATTGCTCCGGAGGTGCTGCATAGAAAAGAATATGATGGGAAG CTTGCAGATGTGTGGTCATGTGGAGTTACATTATACGTTATGCTGGTTGGTGCTTATCCATTTGAAGATCCTGAAAACCCCAAGGATTTTCGTAAGACAATACAGAGAGTCATAAATGTTCAATACTCTATTCCGGAACATGTTCTGATTTCTGAGGAATGCCGTCATCTAATTTCAAGGATCTTTGTTGCTGATCCTGCACAA CGCATTAGTATGCTTGAAATCAGAAATCATGTGTGGTTTCTCAAGAACCTCCCAGCAGATCTGATGGATGAAACGACCCAGTTCCAAGAACTGGACCAGCCGATGCAGAGCTTGGAAACCATAATGCAGATAATCTCCGAGGCCACTATACTTCCAGCTGGTTTATATAACCTGGACATGATGGACGATGATGACATGGATGACCTCGATTCTGATCCTGATCTTGATATTGACAGCAGCGGGGAGGTCATTTATGCAATGTGA